A window of the Motilibacter rhizosphaerae genome harbors these coding sequences:
- the chvE gene encoding multiple monosaccharide ABC transporter substrate-binding protein, producing MRRPSLRAAAATAAVSAMALTLAGCASGQAQVASGSPTDPGTIGLALPTTESARWISDGQNMVKQFQVLGYKTDLEYAQNDVQKQVGQVGAMIQHHVRALVIGSIDGTALKADLAQAKAAGIPVIAYDRLIRGSGDVDYYATFDNFKVGVLQGTALADAIGLKSATKAAPKRIELFAGSADDNNATFFFNGAMSVLKPYLDSGALVVPSGQMEFLPVTTKAWDGKVAGARMETLLAGPDAAVTLDGVLSPYDGISRAILTSLQAHGYGKGGKALPAVTGQDAELDSVKLVNTGGQSSTIYKDTRELAKVAVEMTDKLLNGEKPDINDTKTYDNGVKVVPTFLLQPVLVTKANLQTVLIGGGYYKASDLG from the coding sequence GTGCGCCGTCCGTCCCTCCGCGCCGCTGCCGCGACCGCCGCCGTCTCCGCCATGGCGCTGACGCTGGCCGGCTGCGCCTCCGGCCAGGCCCAGGTCGCCAGCGGCTCGCCGACGGACCCCGGGACGATCGGGCTCGCCCTGCCCACCACGGAGTCCGCGCGCTGGATCTCCGACGGCCAGAACATGGTCAAGCAGTTCCAGGTGCTCGGCTACAAGACCGACCTCGAGTACGCGCAGAACGACGTGCAGAAGCAGGTCGGGCAGGTCGGCGCGATGATCCAGCACCACGTGCGGGCGCTCGTCATCGGCTCGATCGACGGCACTGCGCTCAAGGCGGACCTCGCCCAGGCCAAGGCCGCGGGCATCCCCGTCATCGCGTACGACCGGCTGATTCGCGGCAGCGGCGACGTCGACTACTACGCGACGTTCGACAACTTCAAGGTGGGCGTGCTCCAGGGCACCGCCCTCGCCGACGCGATCGGGCTGAAGAGCGCGACGAAGGCGGCGCCGAAGCGGATCGAGCTGTTCGCGGGCTCCGCCGACGACAACAACGCGACGTTCTTCTTCAACGGCGCGATGAGCGTGCTCAAGCCCTACCTCGACTCGGGTGCGCTCGTCGTGCCGTCGGGCCAGATGGAGTTCCTCCCCGTCACGACCAAGGCGTGGGACGGCAAGGTCGCCGGCGCCCGCATGGAGACCCTGCTCGCGGGACCGGACGCGGCCGTGACTCTCGACGGCGTGCTCTCGCCGTACGACGGCATCTCGAGGGCGATCCTCACCAGCCTGCAGGCCCACGGCTACGGCAAGGGCGGCAAGGCGCTCCCCGCCGTCACCGGCCAGGACGCGGAGCTCGACTCGGTCAAGCTCGTCAACACCGGCGGCCAGTCCTCGACGATCTACAAGGACACCCGCGAGCTCGCGAAGGTCGCCGTCGAGATGACCGACAAGCTGCTCAACGGCGAGAAGCCCGACATCAACGACACCAAGACCTACGACAACGGCGTGAAGGTCGTGCCGACGTTCCTGCTGCAGCCGGTCCTCGTCACCAAGGCCAACCTGCAGACGGTGCTCATCGGCGGCGGCTACTACAAGGCCAGCGACCTCGGCTGA
- a CDS encoding DUF6458 family protein — protein MGIGISVLLIAAGLILALAVEATVSGLDIQVVGWILVAAGVLGLVLEIALFAPRRRYPARDVVEVARPADRVVVDDRPVVEERRVYGDGRY, from the coding sequence ATGGGTATCGGCATCAGCGTCCTGCTCATCGCCGCAGGGCTCATCCTGGCGCTCGCCGTCGAGGCGACGGTCAGCGGCCTCGACATCCAGGTCGTCGGGTGGATCCTCGTCGCGGCCGGCGTGCTCGGCCTCGTGCTCGAGATCGCGCTGTTCGCGCCGCGCCGCCGCTACCCAGCCCGCGATGTCGTCGAGGTGGCCCGTCCGGCCGACCGCGTCGTCGTCGACGACCGCCCGGTGGTCGAGGAGCGCCGCGTCTACGGCGACGGCCGCTACTAG
- a CDS encoding carbon-nitrogen family hydrolase, whose product MRAALLQLDGDLSGTVADRVAHAVGLVEQAAPDADLVVLPELWAHGAWDIRDWQAVAEPLDGPTVRALREVAARTSTVVHAGSVLERAADGELYNTSVLIGSDGAVLRHYRKIHRFGFDEGEAAVLAPGTELVTAEHGDAVLGLATCYDLRFPEMFRLLLDSGVTVLVLVASWPATRVEHWRTLLRARAIENQMWVLGCNQSGTQGRVELGGASAVVDPAGVVVAEAGSAEQVLTAMLDPAQVPLLRKAFPVLRDRRL is encoded by the coding sequence ATGCGCGCCGCCCTGCTCCAGCTCGACGGCGACCTCTCCGGCACCGTCGCGGACCGGGTGGCGCACGCCGTCGGCCTCGTCGAGCAGGCCGCGCCCGACGCCGACCTCGTCGTGCTGCCCGAGCTGTGGGCGCACGGGGCGTGGGACATCCGCGACTGGCAGGCGGTCGCCGAGCCCCTCGACGGCCCGACGGTGCGGGCGCTGCGGGAGGTCGCGGCGCGTACGTCCACGGTCGTGCACGCCGGGTCGGTGCTCGAGCGGGCCGCGGACGGCGAGCTCTACAACACCTCGGTGCTCATCGGGAGCGACGGCGCGGTCCTGCGCCACTACCGGAAGATCCACCGCTTCGGCTTCGACGAGGGCGAGGCTGCCGTGCTCGCGCCGGGCACCGAGCTCGTCACCGCCGAGCACGGGGACGCCGTCCTAGGGTTGGCGACCTGCTACGACCTGCGCTTCCCCGAGATGTTCCGGCTGCTGCTGGACTCCGGGGTCACCGTTCTCGTCCTCGTCGCCTCCTGGCCGGCGACCCGGGTGGAGCACTGGCGCACCCTGCTGCGCGCGCGCGCGATCGAGAACCAGATGTGGGTGCTGGGGTGCAACCAGTCCGGCACCCAGGGCAGGGTCGAGCTCGGCGGTGCGAGCGCGGTCGTCGACCCCGCCGGGGTGGTCGTCGCCGAGGCGGGGAGCGCTGAGCAGGTGCTCACGGCCATGCTCGACCCCGCGCAGGTCCCGCTGCTGCGCAAGGCGTTCCCCGTGCTGCGGGACCGCCGGCTCTAG
- a CDS encoding NHL domain-containing thioredoxin family protein produces MAVRAPELTGRSWLGTGGRALSLQDLRGRFVLLDFWTFCCINCLHVLDELRPLEEAYADALVVVGVHSPKFRHEADPEALAQAVERYGITHPVLDDAALTTWRSYAVRAWPTLVLVDPEGYVVAQLAGEGHALALGRILEEQVPLHEAGGTLRRGSGPYVPAEAPATELRFPGKLLALPGGDLLVSDSARHSLVRLSPELEVLQRLGSGVRGRRDSASTTVPEFAEPQGLCLLPPDVAAEVGYDVVVADTANHLLRGLRLADGRVTTVAGTGRQWMPAPDGSTAHDLSSPWDVAWWDDRVWVAMAGIHQLWTFDPRTGEAVAAAGTRNEGLVDGPAGRAWFAQPSGLAAAGDALLVADSETSAVRRVVRTPEGYAVETLVGQGLFDFGHVDGPAAEALLQHPLGVAADGDGVLVADTYNGAVRRWDSRSGSVSTVLDGLAEPSDVLPLGDGTALIVESSAHRVVRRSLSSSTSVTGERSRTQRPPTDLAPGEVRLDVVFAPPPGQHLDERWGPSTRLHVSSTPEALLRSGSGRGAELSRVLDLDPSVGDGVLHIAATAASCDDEGGESAACHVTQQDWGVPVRVTAGAADVLRLPLLG; encoded by the coding sequence ATGGCCGTGCGCGCACCTGAGCTGACCGGACGTTCGTGGCTCGGCACCGGCGGACGGGCGCTCTCCCTGCAGGACCTGCGCGGACGCTTCGTGCTGCTGGACTTCTGGACCTTCTGCTGCATCAACTGCCTGCACGTCCTCGACGAGCTGCGCCCGCTGGAGGAGGCGTACGCCGACGCCCTCGTCGTCGTCGGCGTGCACTCGCCGAAGTTCCGGCACGAGGCCGACCCCGAGGCCCTCGCCCAGGCCGTCGAGCGCTACGGCATCACCCACCCCGTGCTCGACGACGCGGCGCTGACGACCTGGCGCAGCTACGCCGTCCGCGCCTGGCCGACGCTCGTGCTCGTCGACCCGGAGGGCTACGTCGTCGCGCAGCTGGCCGGCGAGGGGCACGCGCTGGCCCTCGGCCGCATCCTCGAGGAGCAGGTGCCGCTGCACGAGGCGGGGGGCACGCTGCGGCGCGGCTCCGGCCCGTACGTCCCGGCGGAGGCGCCCGCGACCGAGCTGCGCTTCCCCGGCAAGCTGCTCGCCCTGCCGGGTGGCGACCTGCTCGTCTCCGACTCGGCCCGGCACTCCCTCGTGCGCCTCTCGCCCGAGCTCGAGGTGCTGCAGCGCCTCGGGAGCGGTGTGCGCGGACGCAGGGACTCCGCCTCGACGACCGTGCCGGAGTTCGCGGAGCCGCAGGGGCTCTGCCTGCTGCCACCGGACGTCGCCGCCGAGGTGGGCTACGACGTCGTCGTGGCCGACACCGCCAACCACCTGCTGCGCGGGCTCCGGCTCGCCGACGGCAGGGTCACCACGGTCGCGGGGACCGGGAGGCAGTGGATGCCCGCACCCGACGGGAGCACCGCGCACGACCTGTCGTCCCCCTGGGACGTGGCCTGGTGGGACGACCGGGTCTGGGTCGCGATGGCCGGGATCCACCAGCTGTGGACCTTCGACCCGCGCACGGGCGAGGCGGTCGCTGCGGCAGGGACGCGCAACGAGGGCCTGGTCGACGGGCCGGCCGGGCGGGCGTGGTTCGCCCAGCCGTCGGGGCTGGCGGCGGCGGGCGACGCGCTGCTCGTCGCGGACAGCGAGACGTCCGCCGTGCGGCGCGTCGTGCGGACACCCGAGGGGTACGCAGTCGAGACCCTCGTGGGACAGGGGCTGTTCGACTTCGGCCACGTGGACGGACCCGCGGCCGAGGCGCTCCTGCAGCACCCGCTCGGCGTCGCCGCGGACGGCGACGGCGTGCTGGTGGCCGACACGTACAACGGCGCGGTGCGGCGGTGGGACTCCCGCAGCGGCAGCGTCTCGACGGTCCTCGACGGGCTCGCCGAGCCCTCCGACGTCCTGCCGCTCGGCGACGGCACGGCGCTGATCGTCGAGTCCTCCGCGCACCGGGTGGTGCGGAGGTCCCTCAGCAGCAGCACGTCCGTCACCGGCGAGCGGTCGCGCACCCAGCGCCCGCCGACGGACCTTGCTCCCGGCGAGGTGCGCCTCGACGTGGTCTTCGCCCCTCCGCCCGGGCAGCACCTCGACGAGCGGTGGGGTCCGTCGACGCGGCTGCACGTCTCCTCGACGCCCGAAGCGCTGCTGCGCAGCGGGTCCGGCCGTGGCGCGGAGCTGAGCCGGGTGCTCGACCTCGACCCGTCCGTCGGCGACGGCGTGCTCCACATCGCGGCGACCGCGGCGTCCTGCGACGACGAGGGCGGCGAGTCGGCCGCCTGCCACGTGACGCAGCAGGACTGGGGTGTCCCCGTGCGCGTCACCGCCGGCGCCGCCGACGTCCTGCGCCTCCCGCTGCTCGGCTGA